One window of Nicotiana tomentosiformis chromosome 11, ASM39032v3, whole genome shotgun sequence genomic DNA carries:
- the LOC104090008 gene encoding ABC transporter G family member 3-like, which produces MEEIQSQLDHYRSSSSSASSPASRVPSSNFFYLRKPGSLRQPISFEDSPDWEDMDIEVKVDEGGDSINAATTPASPSLSKINSGSLPSPPLPEGAVITRKIAGASIAWKDLTVSIKGKRRYSDKVVKSSNGYALPGTMTVIMGPAKSGKSTLLRALAGRLPNSARMYGEVFVNGTKMRMPYGSYGFVDRETTLIGTLTVREFLYYSALLQLPGFLCQKRSVVEDAIDSMSLGDYANKLIGGHCYMKGLRRGERRRVSIARELVMRPHILFIDEPLYRLDSVSALLMMVTLKKLASTGCTLIFTIYQSSTEVFGLFDRICLLSDGNTLFFGETLACLQHFSNAGFPCPIMQSPSDHFLRAINKEFDRIIAMCKSWQDDHGDMSAVNMDTAVAIRTLEATYRSSTDAAALETMIVKLTEKEGPSLKSKGRVGNIMRVAVLTWRSLLIMSREWKYYWLRLILYMLLALCIGTVFSGLGHSLSSVVTRVAAVFVFVSFTSLLSIAGVPAQMKEIKMYACEESNQHSGAFLFLLGQLFASIPFLFLISISSSLVFYFLVGLRDVFSLLMYFVLNFFTCLLVNEGLVLAVTSIWQDIFWSILTLVSIHVIMILSAGFLRIRSALPGPVWMYPISYLAFHTYSIQGLLENEYIETSFAVGQVRTISGNQALQNVYDISTDNNSKWKNLLVLFLMAVAYRVVVFVLLKFCVRKNIFVRKLFLCNQNTRNPR; this is translated from the exons ATGGAAGAAATACAGTCCCAACTGGATCATTACAggtcttcatcttcttcagcaAGTAGTCCAGCGAGTAGGGTGCCGTCAAGTAATTTCTTCTACTTGAGGAAACCTGGTTCACTTAGACAACCAATTTCATTTGAAGATTCACCTGATTGGGAAGACATGGATATTGAGGTCAAAGTGGACGAAGGAGGCGACTCCATCAATGCTGCAACTACACCAGCCTCACCTTCCCTGTCAAAGATTAATAGTGGTTCGTTGCCGTCTCCACCTTTACCGGAGGGGGCGGTTATTACAAGGAAAATTGCTGGGGCATCGATTGCCTGGAAAGACTTGACTGTTTCTATAAAGGGAAAAAGAAGATACTCTGATAAGGTGGTCAAGAGTTCAAATGGTTATGCATTGCCCGGAACAATGACTGTAATTATGGGACCTGCCAAGTCAGGGAAATCAACGCTCTTGAGAGCCCTTGCAG GAAGGTTGCCTAATTCAGCCAGAATGTATGGTGAGGTTTTTGTAAATGGGACGAAAATGCGCATGCCTTATGGTTCCTAT GGATTTGTTGACAGAGAAACTACTCTTATTGGAACGTTGACAGTGCGTGAATTCCTCTATTACTCAGCATTGCTTCAGCTTCCTGGTTTCCTTTGTCAGAAAAGGAGTGTGGTGGAGGACGCTATTGATTCTATGTCACTGGGAGATTATGCTAATAAACTTATAGGTGGCCACTGCTACATGAAAGGTCTTCGAAGGGGCGAGAGAAGGCGTGTCAGCATTGCAAGGGAACTTGTTATGAGACCACACATTTTATTTATAGATGAACCCCTTTATCGACTTGACAG TGTTTCTGCACTTCTGATGATGGTTACACTGAAGAAGCTCGCAAGTACTGGCTGCACTCTGATATTCACCATTTACCAAAGCAGTACTGAAGTTTTTGGCCTTTTTGACCGCATTTGCCTCCTCTCCGATGGAAATACGCTGTTTTTTGGGGAAACATTGGCTTGCTTGCAG CACTTTTCAAATGCTGGTTTTCCTTGCCCAATCATGCAAAGTCCTTCGGATCATTTCTTGCGTGCCATAAACAAAGAGTTCGACAGGATTATTGCAATGTGCAAAAGTTGGCAG GATGACCATGGAGACATGTCAGCTGTGAACATGGATACTGCTGTTGCTATACGTACCCTTGAAGCAACCTATAGATCATCGACAGATGCTGCTGCTCTCGAGACAATGATAGTGAAGCTCACTGAGAAG GAAGGTCCATCTCTCAAAAGCAAGGGAAGGGTAGGCAACATAATGCGAGTTGCTGTGTTGACTTGGAGATCCTTATTGATTATGTCAAGGGAGTGGAAATATTATTGGCTTAGGTTGATTCTCTATATGCTTCTCGCACTTTGCATTGGCACTGTATTTTCTGGATTGGGGCATTCCTTATCATCTGTTGTG ACAAGAGTAGCTGCAGTTTTTGTATTTGTTTCATTCACCTCTCTATTGAGCATTGCCGGTGTACCTGCACAAATGAAGGAAATCAAG ATGTATGCCTGCGAAGAATCAAACCAGCATTCTGGGGCATTTCTTTTCCTACTTGGGCAACTTTTTGCCAGCATTCCTTTCTTGTTTCTCATCTCCATTTCATCAAGTCTCGTCTTCTATTTTCTTGTTGggctgcgggatgtgttcagctTGCTGATGTATTTCGTGCTGAATTTCTTCACATGTCTATTGGTAAATGAAGGATTGGTACTGGCTGTTACTTCCATTTGGCAAGATATCTTCTGGAGCATCTTAACTTTGGTGTCCATACAT gtgataatgattctttccgCTGGCTTTTTAAGAATCAGAAGTGCTTTGCCTGGACCAGTTTGGATGTACCCCATTTCTTATTTAGCTTTTCATACTTACTCTATCCAG GGACTCTTGGAGAACGAGTACATTGAAACCTCTTTCGCAGTTGGTCAGGTGAGGACCATATCTGGAAATCAGGCTTTGCAAAATGTATATGACATATCTACTGACAACAACTCTAAGTGGAAAAATTTGTTAGTATTGTTTCTTATGGCCGTCGCATACAGAGTTGTTGTTTTTGTTTTGCTCAAGTTTTGTGTGAGGAAAAACATCTTTGTCCGCAAACTTTTTCTATGTAACCAAAACACAAGGAATCCAAGATAA